In a genomic window of Cynocephalus volans isolate mCynVol1 chromosome 1, mCynVol1.pri, whole genome shotgun sequence:
- the RNF114 gene encoding E3 ubiquitin-protein ligase RNF114 isoform X2, with translation MAAQQRGREGGVQLAGPAAEADPLGRFTCPVCLEVYEKPVRVPCGHIFCSACLQECLKPKKPVCGVCRSPLAPGVRAVELERQIESTETSCHGCHKNFFLSKIRAHVATCSKYQNYIMEGVKATTKDASLQPRNVPNRYTFPCPYCPEKNFDQEGLVEHCKLSHSMDTKPVVCPICASMPWGDPSYRSANFIEHIQRRHQFSYDTFVDYDVDEEDMMNQVLQRSIIDQ, from the exons ATGGCGGCGCAACAGCGGGGCCGTGAGGGTGGTGTGCAGCTGGCAGGGCCCGCGGCGGAGGCCGACCCGCTAGGTCGCTTCACGTGTCCCGTGTGCTTAGAGGTGTACGAGAAGCCGGTGCGGGTGCCTTGCGGACACAT CTTTTGCTCTGCATGCCTGCAGGAATGTCTGAAGCCGAAGAAACCTGTCTGTGGGGTGTGTCGCAGCCCTCTGGCACCTGGCGTCCGAGCCGTGGAGCTCGAGCGGCAGATCGAGAGCACAGAGACTTCTTGCCATGGCTGCCATAAGAAT TTCTTCCTGTCCAAGATCCGGGCCCATGTGGCTACCTGTTCCAAATACCAGAATTACATCATGGAAGGTGTGAAGGCCACCACTAAGGATGCGTCCCTTCAGCCAAG GAATGTCCCAAACCGTTATACCTTTCCTTGTCCTTACTGTCCTGAGAAGAACTTTGACCAGGAAGGACTTGTGGAACACTGCAAATTATCCCATAGCATGGATACCAAACCTGTG GTTTGTCCAATATGTGCCTCAATGCCCTGGGGAGACCCCAGCTACCGCAGCGCCAACTTTATAGAGCACATCCAGCGCCGGCACCAGTTTTCTTATGACACTTTTGTG